Proteins encoded together in one Stutzerimonas stutzeri window:
- a CDS encoding mercury resistance transcriptional regulator MerR: MENNLENLTIGVFAKAAGVNVETIRFYQRKGLLLEPDKPYGSIRRYGEADVTRVRFVKSAQRLGFSLDEIAELLRLEDGTHCEEASSLAEHKLKDVREKMADLARMEAVLSELVCACHARRGNVSCPLIASLQGGASLAGSAMP, translated from the coding sequence ATGGAAAACAATTTGGAGAACCTGACCATTGGCGTTTTCGCCAAGGCGGCCGGGGTCAATGTGGAGACCATCCGTTTCTATCAGCGCAAGGGCTTGTTGCTGGAGCCTGACAAGCCCTATGGCAGCATCCGCCGCTATGGCGAGGCGGATGTAACGCGGGTGCGCTTCGTGAAATCAGCCCAGCGGCTGGGCTTCAGCCTGGATGAGATCGCCGAGCTGCTGCGGCTGGAGGATGGCACCCATTGCGAGGAAGCCAGCAGTCTGGCCGAGCACAAGCTCAAGGACGTGCGCGAGAAAATGGCTGACCTGGCGCGCATGGAGGCCGTGCTGTCTGAGTTGGTGTGCGCCTGCCATGCGCGAAGGGGGAACGTTTCCTGCCCGCTGATCGCGTCACTACAGGGTGGAGCAAGCTTGGCAGGTTCGGCTATGCCTTAG
- a CDS encoding DUF3330 domain-containing protein, translating into MSAFRPDGWTTPELAQAVERGQLELHYQPVVDLRSGGIVGAEALLRWRHPTLGLLPPGQFLPVVESSGLMPEIGAWVLGEACRQMRDWRMLAWRPFRLAVNVSASQVGPDFDGWVKGVLADAELPAEYLEIELTESVAFGDPAIFPALDALRQIGVRFAADDFGTGYSCLQHLKCCPISTLKIDQSFVAGLANDRRDQTIVHTVIQLAHGLGMDVVAEGVETSASLDLLRQADCDTGQGFLFAKPMPAAAFAVFVSQWRGATMNASDSTTTSCCVCCKEIPLDAAFTPEGAEYVEHFCGLECYQRFEARAKTGNETDADPNACDSLPSD; encoded by the coding sequence ATGAGCGCTTTCCGGCCGGATGGATGGACGACGCCGGAACTGGCCCAAGCGGTCGAGCGCGGGCAGCTTGAACTGCACTACCAGCCCGTCGTCGATCTGCGCAGTGGTGGGATTGTCGGCGCGGAAGCCCTGTTGCGCTGGCGTCATCCGACGCTTGGACTATTGCCACCGGGCCAGTTCCTGCCCGTGGTCGAATCGTCCGGCCTGATGCCTGAAATCGGCGCTTGGGTGCTGGGCGAAGCCTGCCGCCAGATGCGTGACTGGCGAATGCTGGCATGGCGACCGTTCCGGCTGGCCGTCAATGTTTCGGCGAGCCAAGTGGGACCGGACTTCGACGGGTGGGTAAAGGGCGTGCTGGCTGATGCCGAGTTGCCCGCCGAGTATCTCGAAATCGAGCTGACCGAATCGGTCGCGTTTGGTGATCCGGCGATCTTCCCCGCCCTGGACGCCTTGCGGCAGATCGGTGTGCGCTTCGCCGCCGATGACTTCGGGACGGGGTATTCCTGTCTGCAACATCTGAAGTGCTGCCCAATCAGCACGCTCAAGATCGACCAATCGTTTGTCGCCGGGCTCGCCAACGACCGCCGCGACCAAACCATCGTGCACACCGTGATTCAGCTTGCGCACGGGCTGGGCATGGATGTGGTGGCTGAAGGCGTGGAAACATCGGCGAGTCTTGATCTATTGCGACAAGCGGACTGCGACACAGGACAAGGCTTCCTGTTCGCGAAGCCAATGCCGGCGGCGGCATTCGCCGTCTTCGTCAGTCAATGGAGGGGTGCCACCATGAATGCAAGTGACTCGACCACCACCAGTTGCTGCGTGTGCTGCAAGGAAATCCCGCTCGATGCCGCCTTCACCCCGGAAGGCGCGGAATACGTCGAGCACTTCTGCGGGTTGGAGTGTTATCAACGCTTCGAAGCGCGTGCCAAGACAGGGAACGAAACCGATGCCGATCCGAACGCCTGCGACTCGCTACCGTCAGATTGA
- a CDS encoding co-regulatory protein PtrA N-terminal domain-containing protein, protein MNRPAKVILPFFLAAASSLAMAEDGGELTMQRLESASVTNPTLKILVKEGKVLSIAPAGTTGTTGMIQSYRTNGKVQTYEMKVKTPDGKIHTVEFLSAPVGINNG, encoded by the coding sequence ATGAACCGCCCTGCTAAAGTAATCCTGCCGTTCTTTCTGGCCGCTGCTTCTTCGCTCGCTATGGCTGAAGACGGAGGGGAACTAACAATGCAGCGCCTTGAGAGTGCGTCAGTAACAAATCCCACCCTTAAAATACTTGTTAAAGAAGGTAAAGTGCTGAGCATAGCACCTGCAGGGACGACCGGTACGACCGGAATGATTCAGAGTTATAGAACTAACGGCAAAGTTCAAACGTACGAGATGAAGGTTAAGACCCCTGATGGGAAGATCCATACGGTTGAGTTTTTGAGCGCCCCGGTTGGTATAAACAACGGCTAA
- the merT gene encoding mercuric ion transporter MerT: protein MSEPKTGRGALFTGGLAAILASACCLGPLVLIALGFSGAWIGNLAVLEPYRPIFIGVALVALFFAWRRIYRQAAACKPGEVCAIPQVRATYKLIFWIVAALVLVALGFPYVMPFFY from the coding sequence ATGTCTGAACCAAAAACCGGGCGCGGCGCGCTCTTCACTGGAGGGCTTGCCGCCATCCTCGCCTCGGCTTGCTGCCTCGGGCCGTTGGTTCTGATCGCCTTGGGGTTCAGCGGCGCTTGGATCGGCAACTTGGCGGTGTTGGAACCCTATCGCCCCATCTTTATCGGCGTGGCGCTGGTGGCGTTGTTCTTCGCCTGGCGGCGCATCTACCGGCAGGCAGCGGCCTGCAAACCGGGTGAGGTCTGCGCGATTCCCCAAGTGCGAGCTACTTACAAGCTCATTTTCTGGATCGTGGCCGCGCTGGTTCTGGTCGCGCTCGGATTTCCCTACGTCATGCCATTTTTCTACTGA
- the merD gene encoding mercury resistance co-regulator MerD — MNAYTVSRLALDAGVSVHIVRDYLLRGLLRPVACTPGGYGLFDDAALQRLCFVRAAFEAGIGLDALARLCRALDAADGDEAAAQLALLRQFVERRREALADLEVQLATLPTEPAQHAESLP; from the coding sequence ATGAACGCCTACACGGTGTCCCGGCTGGCTCTTGATGCCGGGGTGAGCGTGCATATCGTGCGCGACTACCTGCTGCGCGGATTGCTGCGCCCGGTGGCGTGCACACCAGGCGGCTACGGCTTGTTCGATGACGCCGCCTTGCAACGGCTGTGCTTCGTGCGGGCGGCCTTCGAGGCGGGCATCGGCCTCGACGCGCTGGCGCGGCTGTGCCGGGCGCTGGATGCGGCGGACGGCGACGAAGCGGCCGCGCAGCTTGCCCTGCTGCGTCAGTTCGTCGAGCGTCGGCGCGAAGCGTTGGCCGATCTGGAAGTGCAGTTGGCCACCCTGCCGACCGAGCCGGCACAGCACGCGGAGAGTCTGCCATGA
- a CDS encoding heavy metal sensor histidine kinase: MKPLSLASRLALQITLTGAVLVALLIALSYWVLVRQLELRAQEEVTAKLSQIDHGLLEDTKARMGRSWQHALSDTVLGHDNLSITVIGDRAKSPIFSIGRFAHAPQQMDLVNRDGEYLGWTTEDGVQMLTGRKQIQVPGLAPMTLLLTQDRSADQLLVAAFLRSALVTVPMLLMLIGLAGWLVANNGLRPLRKFRALATKVSTQDLSPRISSDRLPLELQELAHSLNVMLHRLDDGVQQLSQFSDDVAHELKTPLNNLIGKAQVTLVRERSKEQYREVLESSVEELERMDRIVSDMLFLAQASHASPALKLEQLSLGSEANRVCEYLEVLAEEAGVATTVTGDAIVLGNRLMVQRAISNLLSNALRHSNTGSTVEIKILEKDIDIVSLAVTNHGATIESDHLPHLFDRFYRVNGIQPRGAGLGLAIVRSVMNLHKGHVAVASKDGRTTFELTFPRHA, encoded by the coding sequence TTGAAGCCACTCAGCCTCGCATCGCGTCTCGCGCTTCAAATCACATTGACCGGCGCCGTCTTGGTCGCGCTGTTGATTGCACTGAGCTACTGGGTACTTGTGCGCCAACTGGAACTGCGCGCCCAGGAGGAAGTGACGGCCAAGCTCTCGCAGATCGATCATGGACTCCTAGAAGACACCAAAGCCCGTATGGGCCGCTCCTGGCAACACGCACTGAGCGATACGGTACTCGGCCATGACAACCTTTCGATTACCGTCATCGGCGATAGAGCCAAATCCCCCATTTTTAGTATCGGCCGGTTCGCCCATGCGCCGCAGCAGATGGATCTTGTGAACAGAGACGGTGAATACCTAGGCTGGACCACGGAAGACGGCGTGCAGATGCTAACCGGGCGCAAGCAAATACAGGTCCCGGGACTGGCTCCAATGACGCTTTTACTTACGCAAGATCGCAGTGCCGATCAACTGCTAGTGGCTGCATTCCTGCGCTCGGCCTTAGTGACTGTGCCGATGCTGCTGATGTTGATCGGGTTGGCTGGATGGCTAGTTGCTAACAACGGTTTGCGACCGCTTCGCAAGTTCCGGGCCTTGGCGACTAAGGTATCGACACAGGACCTATCACCCCGAATCAGTAGCGATCGGCTTCCACTAGAGCTTCAGGAATTGGCGCACAGCCTCAACGTAATGCTTCATCGACTCGATGACGGAGTTCAGCAACTGTCACAATTCTCGGACGATGTGGCCCATGAGTTGAAGACTCCCCTAAATAACCTGATAGGCAAGGCGCAGGTGACATTGGTGCGTGAGCGAAGCAAGGAGCAATATAGGGAAGTGCTCGAATCGTCGGTCGAAGAGCTCGAACGCATGGATCGAATCGTGTCAGACATGCTGTTTCTCGCCCAGGCCAGCCACGCCAGCCCAGCACTGAAACTCGAACAACTATCCCTGGGAAGTGAGGCGAATCGCGTCTGTGAATACCTCGAAGTCCTCGCCGAAGAAGCCGGAGTCGCAACGACGGTAACGGGCGATGCCATAGTTCTAGGAAATCGGCTTATGGTCCAACGGGCCATTTCCAACCTGCTATCCAACGCGTTGCGGCATTCGAATACTGGCAGCACGGTCGAAATTAAGATACTTGAGAAGGACATAGACATCGTCTCGCTGGCTGTCACCAATCATGGCGCGACTATCGAATCGGATCATCTCCCGCACCTGTTCGACCGCTTTTACCGCGTTAACGGCATACAACCTCGTGGGGCAGGATTGGGGCTAGCTATTGTCCGTTCAGTGATGAACCTCCACAAAGGCCACGTGGCCGTCGCCAGCAAAGACGGTCGGACCACATTCGAACTCACCTTTCCTCGGCACGCCTGA
- a CDS encoding recombinase family protein, translated as MQGQRIGYVRVSSFDQNPERQLEQVEVGKVFTDKASGKDTQRPELDSLLAFVREGDTVVVHSMDRLARNLDDLRRLVQKLTRRGVRIEFVKECLTFTGEDSPMANLMLSVMGAFAEFERALIRERQREGIALAKQRGAYRGRKKALSPERAAELLQRVKAGEQKAKLAREFGISRETLYQYLREIGA; from the coding sequence TTGCAAGGTCAACGTATCGGCTACGTCCGGGTCAGCAGCTTCGACCAAAACCCGGAGCGGCAACTGGAACAGGTCGAAGTCGGAAAGGTATTCACCGACAAGGCATCGGGCAAGGACACCCAGCGCCCAGAACTTGACTCGCTGCTGGCCTTCGTGCGCGAAGGAGATACGGTGGTGGTGCACAGCATGGATCGCTTGGCCCGCAACCTCGATGACCTGCGCCGCCTTGTGCAAAAGCTGACCAGGCGCGGTGTGCGCATCGAGTTCGTCAAAGAATGCCTGACCTTCACCGGCGAGGATTCGCCGATGGCGAACTTGATGTTGTCGGTCATGGGCGCGTTCGCCGAGTTCGAGCGAGCATTGATCCGCGAGCGGCAGAGGGAAGGCATCGCGCTCGCCAAACAGCGCGGAGCTTACAGGGGCCGCAAGAAAGCGCTTTCGCCCGAACGCGCCGCTGAACTTCTGCAACGCGTCAAGGCCGGCGAACAAAAGGCAAAGCTGGCCCGTGAATTTGGCATCAGCCGCGAAACGTTGTACCAGTACCTGCGCGAAATTGGAGCTTAA
- a CDS encoding heavy metal response regulator transcription factor — MRILVVEDEIKAAEYLQQGLIECGYTVDCVSDGLDGFHLALQNDYDIVLLDVNLPTMDGWEVLELIRRRKQTRVIMLTANGRLEQKVRGLESGADDYMVKPFQFPELLARIRTLLRRGEAVALPSNLRVADLELDPGRHRAYRSGQRIDLTSKEFALLHLLMRRTGEVLTRTEITALVWDINFDCDTNVVDVAIRRLRMKVDEPFGDRLIHTIRGVGYVLEARP; from the coding sequence ATGCGCATTCTGGTTGTAGAAGACGAGATTAAAGCTGCGGAATACCTGCAGCAGGGTCTCATCGAGTGTGGTTACACGGTCGATTGCGTAAGTGATGGGCTCGATGGATTCCACCTGGCACTGCAGAACGACTATGACATCGTGCTGCTAGACGTGAATCTGCCAACCATGGACGGGTGGGAGGTGCTCGAACTCATCAGGCGACGTAAGCAGACACGCGTCATCATGCTGACGGCCAATGGCCGCTTAGAGCAAAAGGTCCGCGGCCTGGAGTCGGGCGCCGACGACTATATGGTCAAGCCGTTCCAGTTCCCCGAGCTGCTCGCTCGTATCCGAACATTGTTGCGGCGAGGCGAGGCGGTCGCACTCCCGAGCAATCTGCGTGTAGCCGACCTCGAACTCGACCCGGGCCGGCATCGGGCCTACAGGAGCGGTCAGCGTATTGATCTCACCAGCAAAGAATTTGCGCTACTGCATCTGCTCATGCGCCGGACTGGCGAGGTTCTCACGCGTACCGAAATAACCGCCCTGGTGTGGGACATCAACTTCGACTGCGATACCAATGTGGTGGATGTTGCAATCCGTCGCCTACGGATGAAGGTGGACGAACCCTTTGGCGATCGCCTGATACACACCATTCGCGGTGTCGGCTACGTGCTGGAGGCGCGGCCTTGA
- the merA gene encoding mercury(II) reductase codes for MTHLKITGMTCDSCAAHVKEALEKVPGVQSALVSYPKGTAQLAIVPGTSPDALTAAVAGLGYKATLADAPLADNRVGLLDKVRGWMAAAEKHSGNEPPVQVAVIGSGGAAMAAALKAVEQGAQVTLIERGTIGGTCVNVGCVPSKIMIRAAHIAHLRRESPFDGGIAATVPTIDRSKLLAQQQARVDELRHAKYEGILGGNPAITVVHGEARFKDDQSLTVRLNEGGERVVMFDRCLVATGASPAVPPIPGLKESPYWTSTEALASDTIPERLAVIGSSVVALELAQAFARLGSKVTVLARNTLFFREDPAIGEAVTAAFRAEGIEVLEHTQASQVAHMDGEFVLTTTHGELRADKLLVATGRTPNTRSLALDAAGVTVNAQGAIAIDQGMRTSNPNIYAAGDCTDQPQFVYVAAAAGTRAAINMTGGDAALDLTAMPAVVFTDPQVATVGYSEAEAHHDGIETDSRTLTLDNVPRALANFDTRGFIKLVIEEGSHRLIGVQAVAPEAGELIQTAALAIRNRMTVQELADQLFPYLTMVEGLKLAAQTFNKDVKQLSCCAG; via the coding sequence ATGACCCATCTAAAAATCACCGGCATGACTTGCGACTCGTGCGCGGCGCACGTCAAGGAAGCGCTGGAAAAAGTGCCAGGCGTGCAGTCGGCGCTGGTGTCCTATCCGAAGGGCACAGCGCAACTCGCCATCGTGCCGGGCACATCGCCGGACGCGCTGACTGCCGCCGTGGCCGGACTGGGCTACAAGGCAACGCTAGCCGATGCGCCACTGGCGGACAACCGCGTCGGACTGCTCGACAAGGTGCGGGGATGGATGGCCGCCGCCGAAAAGCACAGTGGCAACGAGCCCCCGGTGCAGGTAGCGGTCATTGGCAGCGGTGGAGCCGCGATGGCGGCGGCGCTGAAAGCCGTCGAGCAAGGCGCGCAGGTCACGCTGATCGAGCGCGGCACCATCGGCGGCACCTGCGTCAATGTCGGCTGTGTGCCGTCCAAGATCATGATCCGCGCCGCCCACATCGCCCATCTGCGCCGGGAAAGCCCGTTCGATGGCGGTATTGCGGCAACTGTGCCTACGATTGACCGCAGTAAGCTGCTGGCCCAGCAGCAGGCCCGCGTCGACGAACTGCGGCACGCCAAGTACGAAGGCATCCTGGGCGGTAATCCGGCCATCACCGTTGTGCACGGTGAGGCGCGCTTCAAGGACGACCAGAGCCTTACCGTCCGTTTGAACGAGGGTGGCGAGCGCGTCGTGATGTTCGACCGCTGCCTGGTCGCCACGGGTGCCAGCCCGGCGGTCCCGCCGATTCCGGGCTTGAAAGAGTCACCCTACTGGACTTCCACCGAGGCCCTGGCGAGCGACACCATTCCCGAACGCCTTGCCGTAATCGGCTCGTCGGTGGTGGCGCTGGAGCTGGCGCAAGCCTTTGCCCGGCTGGGCAGCAAGGTCACGGTCCTGGCGCGCAATACCTTGTTCTTCCGTGAAGACCCGGCCATCGGCGAGGCGGTGACAGCCGCTTTCCGTGCCGAGGGCATCGAGGTGCTGGAGCACACGCAAGCCAGCCAGGTCGCCCATATGGACGGTGAATTCGTGCTGACCACCACGCACGGTGAATTGCGCGCCGACAAACTGCTGGTTGCCACCGGTCGGACACCGAACACGCGCAGCCTCGCGCTGGACGCAGCGGGGGTCACTGTCAATGCGCAAGGTGCCATCGCCATCGACCAAGGCATGCGCACGAGCAACCCGAACATCTACGCGGCCGGCGACTGCACCGACCAGCCGCAGTTCGTCTATGTGGCGGCAGCGGCCGGCACCCGTGCCGCGATCAACATGACCGGCGGCGATGCGGCGCTCGACCTGACCGCAATGCCGGCCGTGGTGTTCACCGATCCGCAAGTGGCGACCGTGGGCTACAGCGAGGCGGAAGCCCACCACGACGGGATCGAGACCGACAGCCGCACCTTGACCTTGGACAACGTGCCGCGTGCGCTCGCCAACTTCGACACACGCGGCTTCATCAAGTTGGTTATCGAGGAAGGCAGCCATCGGCTGATCGGCGTACAGGCGGTCGCGCCGGAAGCGGGTGAACTGATCCAGACGGCGGCTCTGGCCATTCGCAACCGCATGACGGTGCAGGAACTGGCCGACCAGTTGTTCCCCTACCTGACGATGGTCGAGGGGTTGAAGCTCGCGGCGCAGACCTTCAACAAGGATGTGAAGCAGCTTTCCTGCTGCGCCGGGTGA
- a CDS encoding OprD family porin: MSKKAALSLTALSLALGSAPVFAQSETAEGFIEGSTLSLINRNFYFNRDFRDGGSATGNGYSEEWAHGLMAFFESGYTQGSVGIGVDAFAMLGLKLDSGSGRSGAGGTVDLLPYNSAGDAEDDFSRVGGAVKARFLGTEIKAGDVFPATPVVHFGDARLLPESFKGVTVVNNSLDDLTLQGGRLHAMSQPNTSNTNDDFVTFYGGGVDSPWLGYAGGDYSVNENLSLSLYTSRLKDAWDQHYFGVSATYPLSDAVVLLGSFNYYKATDEGRKLLGEFNNSIWSSSLGVAFGAHTVTASYQRNNGNNDFDYLRQADSIYLNNSIQYSDFNSPKEQSWMLRYDLNMAGYGIPGLTFMTRYARGWGADYSNANEVYMRQDDNGAPLSGQKRWERDVEARYVVQTGSFKDLSLRVRQATTRATAFESDLNEVRFIAEYPLSIL, encoded by the coding sequence ATGAGCAAAAAGGCCGCCCTTTCACTTACAGCCCTTTCACTGGCACTGGGCAGCGCCCCGGTCTTTGCCCAATCGGAAACAGCGGAGGGCTTCATCGAAGGCAGCACGCTTTCGCTGATAAATCGCAACTTTTATTTCAACCGAGATTTTCGCGACGGTGGGAGCGCCACCGGCAATGGCTATTCTGAGGAATGGGCTCACGGACTGATGGCATTCTTTGAGTCCGGATATACCCAAGGCTCGGTGGGGATCGGCGTCGACGCCTTCGCCATGCTCGGCCTCAAACTCGATTCTGGATCAGGACGTTCCGGTGCTGGCGGAACCGTCGATCTTCTCCCCTACAATAGCGCCGGCGATGCCGAGGATGACTTTTCTCGAGTAGGGGGGGCCGTGAAAGCACGGTTCTTGGGCACCGAGATCAAGGCAGGCGATGTATTTCCCGCTACTCCTGTCGTGCACTTTGGTGACGCACGGCTGCTGCCGGAGTCTTTCAAGGGTGTCACCGTTGTGAACAACTCGCTGGACGACCTCACCCTCCAGGGCGGCCGCCTGCACGCGATGAGCCAGCCCAATACCAGCAACACGAACGATGACTTCGTCACGTTTTATGGCGGCGGCGTCGACTCGCCTTGGCTCGGCTACGCAGGCGGCGACTATAGCGTGAACGAAAACCTCAGTCTTAGCCTGTATACCAGCCGGCTGAAGGATGCCTGGGATCAACATTATTTCGGTGTCTCGGCCACCTATCCACTTTCCGATGCCGTCGTGCTGCTGGGCAGCTTCAACTACTACAAGGCAACCGACGAAGGTCGGAAATTGCTGGGCGAGTTTAACAACAGCATCTGGAGTTCCAGTCTGGGTGTCGCCTTCGGCGCGCACACCGTCACGGCGTCGTATCAGCGAAACAACGGTAACAACGACTTTGACTACTTGCGCCAAGCGGACTCGATCTACCTGAATAACTCCATCCAGTACAGTGATTTCAACTCACCTAAAGAGCAGTCCTGGATGCTGCGTTATGACCTGAACATGGCGGGTTACGGCATACCTGGGCTTACGTTCATGACTCGCTACGCCCGCGGCTGGGGCGCCGATTACAGCAACGCAAATGAGGTATATATGCGCCAAGACGATAACGGCGCGCCTCTGTCCGGACAGAAGCGCTGGGAACGCGACGTCGAAGCACGCTACGTTGTACAGACAGGCTCGTTCAAGGACCTCTCTCTGCGGGTGCGCCAGGCTACAACACGGGCGACTGCTTTCGAGTCCGACCTCAATGAGGTTCGATTCATCGCCGAGTACCCGCTCTCGATCCTGTGA
- the merE gene encoding broad-spectrum mercury transporter MerE, whose translation MNNPERLPSETHKPITGYLWGGLAVLTCPCHLPILAVVLAGTTAGAFLGEHWVIAALGLTGLFLLSLSRALRAFRERE comes from the coding sequence ATGAACAACCCCGAGCGCTTGCCGTCCGAGACGCACAAACCGATCACCGGCTACCTGTGGGGCGGACTGGCTGTGCTGACTTGCCCCTGCCACCTGCCCATCCTCGCTGTCGTGCTGGCCGGCACAACCGCCGGTGCTTTCCTCGGCGAGCATTGGGTCATCGCGGCGCTCGGTTTGACCGGCCTGTTCCTTCTGTCCCTGTCGCGGGCGTTGCGGGCATTCAGGGAAAGAGAATGA
- a CDS encoding TolC family protein, whose translation MYQKKRLYLLASGLLGLGLALMSLEVGAQDGLTLERAVSLAYERNPEFSAARSEIGIASGLRRQAGVIPNPELGFEVEDTQSDRQTRSITITQSIELGGKRGARIGVADANRSMVDADLDLRRQGLRADVIQAFFAALRAQEGMQLAEASLSLAERAAKVADAQVDAGKVSPVEATRADMQLASVQLDLRRARQEWDNARQMLARLLGTDAPEFGSLLGSFEHLPDVPSESALLARVRESADMRRALRQVALSEAELGLQRSQRYPDISVSIGSQYDEIERERVNLVGLSVPLPLFDRNQGNVLAAARRAEQARDLRNAAELRVRAEIQQALRDWRTARADVEEIRNRILPAGQRTVEAATRGFSLGRFAFLDVLDAQRALIDARTRYLQSLQAVVDAWARIERLYGPTTTFE comes from the coding sequence ATGTATCAAAAGAAACGCTTGTATCTGCTTGCTAGCGGGCTGCTTGGGCTCGGGCTGGCACTAATGTCGCTCGAGGTGGGCGCGCAAGACGGTCTGACACTGGAGCGGGCCGTGTCCCTTGCGTATGAACGCAACCCAGAATTTTCCGCTGCGCGGTCGGAGATCGGCATCGCAAGCGGTCTGCGCCGCCAAGCTGGGGTTATCCCGAACCCGGAATTAGGGTTCGAGGTGGAAGACACTCAGTCCGACCGCCAGACCCGCTCAATTACAATCACCCAGTCGATCGAGTTGGGCGGCAAGCGCGGCGCTCGAATCGGCGTGGCGGATGCTAATCGCTCGATGGTGGATGCCGATCTCGACCTTCGACGCCAAGGATTACGTGCAGATGTGATCCAGGCATTCTTCGCCGCCCTGCGTGCCCAGGAGGGCATGCAACTGGCCGAGGCCTCTCTGTCATTGGCCGAGCGGGCTGCTAAGGTCGCCGACGCACAGGTCGATGCCGGAAAAGTTTCGCCAGTGGAGGCGACGCGCGCCGATATGCAACTGGCGTCCGTACAACTGGACCTGCGGCGAGCACGCCAGGAATGGGACAACGCTCGACAGATGCTAGCGCGCCTGCTCGGGACCGACGCACCGGAGTTTGGCAGTTTGCTGGGCAGTTTCGAACACCTGCCAGATGTGCCTAGCGAATCTGCATTATTGGCGCGCGTGCGTGAGAGTGCCGATATGCGTAGGGCTCTGCGCCAAGTGGCCTTGAGTGAAGCCGAGCTGGGGCTTCAGCGAAGCCAGCGCTACCCGGACATAAGCGTCAGTATCGGTAGCCAGTACGACGAAATCGAGCGTGAGCGCGTCAACCTCGTCGGCCTCTCTGTTCCGCTGCCTTTATTCGATCGTAACCAAGGCAATGTTCTGGCGGCCGCACGGCGGGCGGAGCAGGCGCGTGATCTTCGTAATGCGGCAGAGCTGCGCGTTCGTGCGGAGATCCAGCAGGCCCTTCGCGACTGGCGTACCGCACGTGCAGACGTCGAGGAAATACGCAACCGGATACTGCCGGCAGGACAGCGAACCGTGGAAGCGGCCACACGTGGTTTCAGTCTTGGCCGCTTCGCGTTCCTCGACGTGCTCGACGCACAGCGTGCGCTGATAGATGCACGCACGCGCTATCTGCAGTCATTGCAAGCCGTGGTCGACGCCTGGGCGCGTATCGAGCGGCTGTACGGACCTACCACTACCTTCGAATGA
- the merP gene encoding mercury resistance system periplasmic binding protein MerP, translating to MKKLFASLALAAVVAPVWAATQTVTLSVPGMTCSACPITVKKAISKVEGVSKVDVTFETRQAVVTFDDAKTSVQKLTKATADAGYPSSVKQ from the coding sequence ATGAAGAAACTGTTTGCCTCCCTCGCCCTCGCCGCCGTTGTTGCCCCCGTCTGGGCCGCCACCCAGACCGTCACGCTGTCCGTACCGGGCATGACCTGCTCCGCCTGCCCGATCACTGTCAAGAAGGCGATTTCCAAGGTCGAAGGCGTCAGCAAAGTTGACGTGACTTTCGAGACACGCCAAGCGGTCGTCACCTTCGACGATGCCAAGACCAGCGTGCAGAAGCTGACCAAGGCAACCGCAGACGCGGGCTATCCGTCCAGCGTCAAGCAGTGA